A single region of the Prevotella sp. HUN102 genome encodes:
- a CDS encoding tetratricopeptide repeat protein, which translates to MKSIRFILATVLLAMLPLISFAQKDTYFYTKALESFQYDDYKTAQAYAVRELKVHPKNAYAWLLNALCNAINNGEEGSSLSALDNAIRFMPATDTDGLLGCYQTKIKLYEDIDAEKIPAIYEEALKRLPKSIKLLAKRAEYYAEQDKYGLARKDYERVLNLDAYNAGAMVSMGHLYLAEENYPEALGWYRRATESDSLNAEAKYGNVQAYYAMEDYGKAIDAILDLEIEEGELMNSYLYKMADTISTKDLVEQKIKAREVAEPSNPRWPKLLAEVYTYQENYAAALKAYEKIYEQKPSARNAALISAQHFSLNRYDDAVRWMNKAMELAKDSADASEMPVDYYLSQRANIYLDKGDYDLAVRDYTTLLKRAYDDETTRLGRGYAYVLQGKYKEAMDDFNAAIGNSAETGETLDPNLYLFRGWLTLKDGKIVEAKGDFRKAVEADSVGTPYKATFISQHFLGIDKTAVVSAERSVSENDGAMNCFDVACLYALMDDKAMAVRKLEIAIDKNFNSWPLLHNHPWMENLKGYADYEKLLKAHPIVK; encoded by the coding sequence ATGAAAAGTATCAGATTCATTCTTGCAACGGTTCTGTTAGCTATGCTTCCGTTGATTAGTTTTGCCCAGAAGGACACATACTTTTATACAAAGGCTCTGGAATCCTTCCAGTATGATGATTACAAGACGGCACAGGCCTATGCCGTGCGCGAGCTGAAGGTGCATCCGAAAAATGCGTATGCGTGGCTGCTCAACGCCCTTTGCAATGCAATTAATAATGGGGAAGAAGGCAGTTCGCTCTCTGCTCTCGACAATGCCATCAGGTTTATGCCCGCCACGGATACGGATGGATTGTTGGGATGCTATCAGACGAAAATAAAGCTCTATGAGGATATAGACGCCGAAAAGATTCCCGCTATCTACGAAGAGGCATTGAAGCGTCTGCCAAAGAGCATCAAACTTCTGGCCAAGCGTGCAGAGTATTATGCGGAGCAGGACAAATACGGTCTGGCAAGGAAAGACTATGAGCGCGTTCTCAATTTGGATGCCTATAATGCCGGAGCGATGGTAAGTATGGGACACCTTTATCTTGCGGAGGAAAATTATCCGGAAGCACTGGGATGGTACAGGCGTGCAACGGAGTCTGACTCGTTGAACGCTGAAGCGAAATACGGCAATGTACAAGCATATTATGCTATGGAGGATTACGGCAAGGCCATCGACGCCATCCTTGACCTTGAAATTGAAGAGGGAGAATTGATGAATTCATATCTTTACAAGATGGCCGATACCATCAGCACGAAGGATTTGGTGGAGCAGAAAATCAAGGCACGCGAGGTCGCGGAACCTTCTAACCCGAGATGGCCGAAGCTCTTGGCAGAGGTCTACACATATCAGGAGAACTATGCCGCAGCATTGAAAGCCTACGAGAAAATCTATGAACAGAAACCGTCTGCTAGGAATGCTGCACTGATAAGTGCGCAGCATTTCAGTCTGAATAGATATGATGATGCTGTCCGTTGGATGAACAAGGCTATGGAATTGGCAAAGGATTCTGCGGATGCTTCTGAAATGCCTGTTGATTATTATCTAAGTCAGCGGGCAAATATCTATCTGGACAAGGGCGACTACGACCTCGCTGTCAGAGATTACACCACTTTGCTGAAACGTGCTTACGATGACGAAACCACTCGGCTTGGTCGTGGATACGCCTATGTTTTGCAGGGAAAGTACAAGGAAGCTATGGACGATTTCAATGCAGCTATTGGAAACAGTGCAGAAACCGGAGAAACCTTAGATCCAAACCTGTATCTTTTCCGTGGATGGCTGACTCTAAAGGACGGAAAGATTGTTGAGGCTAAGGGCGATTTCAGAAAGGCGGTTGAAGCCGACAGCGTAGGTACGCCATACAAGGCTACCTTCATTTCGCAGCATTTCCTCGGCATCGACAAAACGGCTGTGGTATCTGCCGAGAGAAGTGTGTCAGAGAACGATGGGGCTATGAATTGTTTCGACGTGGCGTGCCTCTATGCGCTGATGGACGACAAGGCTATGGCTGTCCGCAAGTTGGAAATCGCCATCGACAAAAATTTCAACAGTTGGCCGCTTCTCCACAATCATCCTTGGATGGAAAACCTGAAGGGATATGCCGACTATGAAAAGCTCCTGAAGGCACATCCGATTGTGAAATAA